The following proteins are encoded in a genomic region of Dyadobacter sp. UC 10:
- a CDS encoding DUF1801 domain-containing protein, with translation MNKFTPKINNRKPVVLRDIDRFFWEKPEPAKSCLNALRHYILAFDPEITEVWRYSMPFYLLRGKRICYIWTEKRTGRPYLGIVDGKLVDHPQLLAEKRSRMKIFLIEPAEDLPVDTLREILQMAISLR, from the coding sequence ATGAATAAATTCACACCAAAGATAAACAATCGTAAACCTGTGGTATTAAGGGATATTGACCGATTTTTCTGGGAGAAGCCTGAACCGGCAAAAAGTTGTTTAAATGCACTCAGGCATTACATTCTCGCATTTGATCCCGAGATCACGGAGGTATGGAGATATAGCATGCCGTTTTACCTGCTGCGTGGAAAAAGGATCTGCTATATCTGGACCGAAAAAAGGACGGGCAGGCCGTATCTGGGAATAGTGGACGGCAAATTGGTGGACCATCCGCAGCTACTCGCAGAAAAACGATCGCGTATGAAGATCTTTCTGATCGAACCCGCCGAAGACCTGCCCGTGGATACGCTACGTGAGATTTTACAAATGGCGATCTCGCTCCGGTAG
- a CDS encoding NADH:flavin oxidoreductase/NADH oxidase produces MSSLLFTPITLKSIELKNRIVVSPMCQYSSVDGFANDWHLVHLGSRAVGGAALIIAEATAVSAEGRISPEDLGIWKDAHIEKLKQITDFISAQGTVPGVQLAHAGRKASTYPAWKGRGQVPLDQGGWKTLSASPIAFHANEDAPLELDQPGINKVISDFAEAAQRALKAGFKVIEIHAAHGYLVHQFLSPLSNQRNDQYGGGFENRIRFLLEILESVQKVWPQDLPIFVRISATDWAENGWDEAQSTRLSAILKEKGVALIDVSSGGLVSNAKIPIGPSYQVPFSAKIKRETGAITGAVGLITEAAQAEEILQNNEADLIVMARELLRDPYFPLHAAHELGEDITWPIQYDRAKPATSKSEARSQH; encoded by the coding sequence ATGTCATCACTCCTTTTTACGCCGATAACATTAAAAAGCATTGAATTAAAAAACCGCATTGTGGTCTCCCCGATGTGCCAATACTCTTCCGTCGACGGGTTTGCAAATGACTGGCACCTGGTTCACCTGGGAAGCCGCGCGGTCGGCGGTGCAGCATTGATTATCGCTGAGGCTACCGCAGTTTCTGCCGAAGGAAGAATTTCGCCCGAAGATTTGGGCATCTGGAAAGATGCTCACATTGAAAAGTTAAAGCAGATTACGGATTTTATTTCAGCCCAGGGCACGGTACCGGGTGTACAACTTGCCCACGCGGGCCGGAAAGCCAGCACCTATCCGGCCTGGAAAGGCCGCGGACAAGTACCACTGGACCAGGGCGGCTGGAAAACGCTGAGTGCCTCTCCTATTGCGTTTCATGCCAACGAAGACGCCCCGCTTGAACTCGACCAGCCCGGAATAAATAAGGTAATCTCCGATTTTGCAGAAGCAGCGCAACGCGCTTTAAAAGCAGGATTCAAAGTCATTGAGATCCATGCGGCGCACGGATACCTTGTCCATCAATTCCTTTCCCCGCTTAGTAACCAGCGGAACGATCAATATGGTGGCGGCTTCGAGAATAGGATACGCTTTTTGTTGGAAATTCTGGAATCAGTGCAAAAGGTATGGCCGCAAGACCTGCCCATTTTTGTGCGGATATCAGCGACAGACTGGGCGGAAAATGGCTGGGATGAGGCGCAATCGACCAGGCTGTCTGCGATATTGAAAGAAAAAGGCGTGGCACTGATTGATGTTTCGTCCGGCGGTTTGGTATCAAATGCGAAAATACCGATTGGGCCGTCTTACCAGGTACCATTTTCAGCCAAAATAAAAAGAGAGACCGGTGCTATCACTGGTGCCGTCGGACTGATTACAGAAGCTGCGCAGGCAGAGGAAATATTACAGAACAACGAGGCTGACCTGATTGTTATGGCCCGTGAGCTCTTGCGTGACCCCTATTTTCCACTGCACGCTGCGCATGAACTGGGTGAAGACATTACCTGGCCTATTCAATATGATCGCGCCAAGCCCGCGACGTCAAAGTCCGAGGCACGCAGTCAGCATTAA
- a CDS encoding DMT family transporter, with amino-acid sequence MLNPRVALIVGLISISIFPVLVKWAPVSGITSAFYRMFFGFLLILPYVFFTKKFTWPARALWLPIILCGIIFASDIAVWNLSITLSNVTQATLLANLSPVWVGVWSFLFLPDKPRATFWAGTVVALAGIVILIGFDHFLEMKLDAGFGLAMLSGVLYAAYMILSKSVLDKVDIVTFMTVNMAASSIYLFLICIFFGQPISGFEPEIWSIFVIQGLICQLIGWLALNYAVQKMDAKRVSLSLLSQAVVSGLFAWIFIGEKITLQMIIGGVVILVGIAITYQNKKQIGVIENTDKDT; translated from the coding sequence ATGTTGAATCCCAGAGTAGCACTTATCGTAGGCCTGATCAGCATCAGTATTTTCCCTGTTCTCGTGAAATGGGCACCGGTATCCGGTATTACCTCTGCCTTCTATCGCATGTTTTTCGGTTTTTTACTGATACTTCCCTACGTCTTTTTTACAAAAAAATTCACCTGGCCTGCCCGTGCGCTCTGGCTGCCGATCATTCTTTGCGGGATCATTTTTGCCTCCGATATAGCAGTCTGGAATTTATCGATAACACTTTCCAATGTAACACAAGCCACTTTGCTCGCCAATCTTTCCCCTGTTTGGGTAGGCGTCTGGTCATTCCTGTTCCTGCCGGATAAACCAAGAGCTACTTTTTGGGCAGGAACGGTCGTAGCCCTGGCAGGTATTGTCATCCTGATCGGGTTTGATCATTTTCTGGAAATGAAACTGGATGCCGGATTTGGCCTGGCAATGCTGTCGGGTGTGCTGTATGCGGCGTACATGATTTTAAGCAAATCAGTGCTCGACAAAGTGGATATCGTGACTTTTATGACGGTCAATATGGCCGCTTCAAGTATTTATCTTTTTCTGATCTGTATTTTCTTCGGACAGCCAATCTCCGGTTTCGAACCAGAAATATGGAGTATTTTCGTAATACAAGGACTGATTTGCCAGCTGATCGGGTGGCTGGCTCTCAATTATGCAGTACAGAAAATGGATGCCAAGCGGGTGTCACTCAGCCTGCTAAGTCAGGCGGTTGTGAGCGGGTTGTTTGCCTGGATATTTATTGGCGAAAAAATTACACTGCAAATGATAATCGGCGGGGTCGTGATCCTGGTGGGCATTGCAATTACCTACCAAAACAAAAAGCAAATAGGAGTCATTGAAAACACAGATAAGGATACTTAA
- a CDS encoding PAS domain-containing sensor histidine kinase encodes MNNSSEPSNSGNKNLDSRENGNKQSDHSESRFRDTMKQAPVGITILRGKTFLVEMANDSYLNIVARSEDELVGKLLFDALPEVQEYVEPILNNVLETGEPFHGDEFEVTLRRLGKTEQCYFNFIYKPLVEPSGEISGIIVVATEVTQQVLSKQKLQRSENQFRNLVTQSQFAKAIFKGKDFVISIANETMLKDLWRRAEKDVVGRKLFDVFPELEQQKFGAALKNVFETGKIYRENEAVAFVDGPDGTRTFYLDYQYAPIFELDGKVGAIMVSANDVTEKVKFRQQISDAADRLSLATDGTKLATWDLNLQTKDIIYSGRLATLFGYDEYKLLTHAELRDHVHPDDRFSIVEKAFEQALKTGSYYYEARVIHPDKSIHWIRTQGKVLYQDNHIPHRMLGTMMDITDRKESELALKTSEGKFRTLADSMPQFVWTGDREGNLNYFNKSVYDYTGLTPAEMHKHLWRHIVHPDDLKENTRLWNISIENGTDFVREHRLRRFDGEFRWKLSRAIPQRNPDGTIMMWVGTSTDIHESKLFIDQLETKVQQRTKELTVANNELIKTNMELAQFAYVASHDLQEPLRKIQTFATRILETELGNLSEKGRDYFNRMQASSARMQQLIVDLLAFSRANAIEKHFEKTDLNEVLKIAQEQLAEVILQKNAVIKSDVLPHQNVIVYQFEQLFTNIIANALKFVRPGERPIIEIKTGQIAGHLIPLSEADSGLNYTYISFSDNGIGFDQQFKDRIFQVFQRLHGRSSYDGTGIGLAICKKIVENHKGLLDAIGKPGIGATFIIYLPEAH; translated from the coding sequence GTGAACAATTCAAGCGAACCTTCAAACTCCGGCAATAAAAATCTTGACAGCCGGGAGAATGGGAACAAGCAATCAGACCATAGCGAAAGCCGGTTCAGAGATACCATGAAGCAGGCTCCGGTAGGAATAACAATCCTGCGCGGAAAAACTTTTTTGGTTGAAATGGCCAATGATTCGTACCTGAACATAGTCGCACGCTCCGAAGACGAACTGGTCGGAAAGCTTCTTTTCGACGCCCTGCCTGAAGTGCAGGAATACGTGGAGCCTATCCTTAATAACGTACTAGAAACAGGAGAACCCTTTCATGGCGATGAGTTCGAAGTAACGCTCCGGCGACTCGGCAAGACAGAGCAATGCTATTTCAATTTCATATACAAGCCCCTGGTTGAGCCCTCTGGTGAAATTTCGGGTATTATCGTGGTGGCTACGGAGGTAACCCAGCAGGTTCTGTCAAAACAAAAACTGCAAAGGAGCGAAAATCAGTTCCGAAACCTGGTAACCCAGTCCCAGTTTGCCAAGGCGATTTTCAAAGGCAAGGATTTCGTGATCAGTATCGCGAATGAAACGATGTTGAAGGATTTGTGGAGACGGGCGGAGAAGGACGTAGTCGGCCGAAAATTGTTCGATGTATTTCCGGAACTGGAACAACAGAAGTTTGGCGCGGCACTGAAAAACGTATTTGAAACCGGTAAGATCTACAGAGAAAATGAAGCCGTCGCTTTCGTAGACGGGCCGGATGGAACGCGGACCTTTTATCTCGATTACCAATATGCCCCGATATTCGAGCTAGACGGGAAAGTGGGCGCAATTATGGTATCAGCTAATGATGTGACGGAAAAGGTGAAATTTCGTCAGCAGATTTCAGACGCGGCTGACCGGCTTTCCCTGGCGACCGATGGTACCAAGCTAGCTACCTGGGATCTGAACCTGCAAACGAAAGACATTATCTATTCCGGTCGCCTGGCTACCTTATTCGGGTATGATGAGTATAAACTGCTGACCCACGCGGAATTGAGGGACCACGTGCATCCCGACGACAGGTTTTCCATTGTTGAAAAAGCGTTTGAGCAAGCTCTGAAAACAGGCAGTTACTATTACGAAGCCAGGGTAATTCACCCGGATAAATCTATTCACTGGATCAGAACGCAAGGGAAGGTACTTTATCAGGACAACCATATTCCCCATCGCATGCTGGGTACCATGATGGACATTACCGACCGCAAAGAGTCGGAACTCGCGCTGAAAACCAGTGAGGGCAAATTCAGGACACTGGCAGATTCGATGCCCCAGTTTGTCTGGACCGGTGACCGGGAGGGAAATCTAAATTACTTTAATAAATCTGTCTACGACTATACCGGGCTTACCCCTGCCGAAATGCACAAGCATTTATGGCGGCATATTGTGCATCCCGACGATCTGAAAGAAAACACACGCCTTTGGAACATTTCTATCGAAAATGGGACTGATTTTGTGCGGGAGCATCGTTTGAGAAGGTTTGACGGTGAATTCAGATGGAAGTTGAGCCGGGCGATCCCTCAAAGAAATCCGGATGGAACCATTATGATGTGGGTCGGTACGAGCACGGATATTCATGAGAGCAAGCTTTTTATAGATCAACTTGAAACTAAGGTCCAGCAGCGTACCAAAGAATTGACGGTTGCCAATAACGAACTGATCAAGACGAACATGGAGCTTGCCCAGTTTGCCTACGTAGCAAGTCACGATTTACAGGAGCCGCTCCGGAAAATCCAGACTTTTGCTACGCGTATCCTGGAAACGGAGCTGGGGAATCTGTCCGAAAAAGGAAGGGATTACTTCAACAGAATGCAGGCATCATCGGCCCGCATGCAGCAGCTGATCGTAGATCTCCTGGCGTTTTCACGTGCCAATGCGATTGAAAAGCATTTTGAAAAAACTGATTTAAACGAAGTGCTGAAAATTGCACAGGAACAACTTGCGGAGGTAATCCTGCAAAAGAACGCAGTAATAAAGAGTGACGTCTTGCCCCACCAAAATGTGATCGTGTACCAGTTCGAGCAGCTTTTTACCAACATTATTGCCAATGCGCTGAAATTTGTAAGACCGGGGGAAAGGCCAATTATAGAGATCAAAACCGGACAGATCGCGGGGCATCTGATTCCACTTTCTGAGGCAGACTCAGGTCTGAATTACACATACATTTCGTTTTCCGACAATGGCATCGGGTTTGATCAGCAATTCAAGGACCGCATTTTTCAGGTATTCCAGCGATTGCATGGCAGAAGTTCTTATGACGGGACGGGCATTGGTCTGGCGATTTGTAAGAAGATTGTTGAAAACCATAAAGGTCTGCTCGACGCCATAGGGAAACCTGGTATTGGGGCTACCTTCATCATTTATCTACCGGAAGCGCATTAA
- a CDS encoding YwbE family protein — translation MEGLSGTERKNIKPGISVAIVLKKDQRSGTLTHGIVRDILTKAPVHTHGIKVRLESGEIGRVKIIK, via the coding sequence ATGGAAGGATTATCAGGAACAGAAAGAAAGAATATCAAACCCGGCATTTCGGTTGCGATCGTTTTGAAAAAGGACCAGCGCAGCGGGACATTAACACACGGGATTGTCAGGGATATCCTGACCAAAGCTCCCGTTCATACGCATGGTATCAAAGTCCGGCTCGAAAGCGGCGAAATAGGCCGCGTTAAAATCATTAAATAG